One window of Macrococcus sp. 19Msa1099 genomic DNA carries:
- a CDS encoding S41 family peptidase, translated as MKDNNKNDKSSTENVERNYVISPFKFIMMLLSTIIITAAVTAFAILSGNEKIISDDTQKRSEFVKLYAVYDTLNKKYYKKVEKDKLIDGAIKGMVSGLDDPYSEYMTSAEQNDFTESMQGDFQGIGTEIEEKDNKIMISSPIKGAPAQKAGVKSGDIIMAVDDKSVEGKSTQDVVKLVRGKKGTVVTLTLKRGDAEPFDVKITRDKIHMNSIEYTFKKDGTGVITVMKFQEGTADEFTDALKSLRDKGMKQVVIDLRDNPGGYLDEAAKMAETYLEKGKVIVQMEDVSGNKELLKASKDEDALTKNLPTVILLNEGSASASEVFAAALKDNGKAKIVGHKSFGKGIVQTTSTFKDKSMIKYTEQKWLTPNSTWIHKKGITPDIKVDLPSYVHGQMLDADEVLTLHVKSTKVKSMEMGLKALGFDPGKVDNTFDESTLYAVQNFQMENNLTVDGIMTGKTTDKFMTQLAKKIENDDVQLKRAIQEAKKK; from the coding sequence ATGAAAGACAATAACAAGAATGACAAATCTTCAACCGAAAATGTAGAGAGAAACTATGTGATATCTCCATTTAAATTTATCATGATGCTTTTATCAACTATAATAATTACAGCAGCTGTAACAGCATTTGCGATACTCAGTGGCAACGAGAAGATTATAAGCGACGATACGCAAAAAAGATCGGAGTTTGTAAAGTTATATGCCGTATATGATACGTTAAATAAAAAGTATTATAAGAAAGTGGAAAAAGATAAACTGATTGATGGTGCAATCAAAGGAATGGTCAGTGGACTTGACGATCCATATAGTGAATATATGACGAGTGCTGAACAAAATGATTTTACGGAATCAATGCAAGGAGATTTTCAGGGGATAGGAACTGAGATTGAAGAGAAAGATAACAAAATTATGATCAGCAGTCCTATCAAGGGTGCCCCAGCTCAGAAGGCTGGAGTGAAATCTGGTGATATTATCATGGCGGTTGATGATAAATCTGTCGAAGGAAAGTCGACGCAAGATGTAGTTAAACTTGTGAGAGGCAAGAAAGGGACGGTTGTCACACTAACGCTAAAAAGAGGAGATGCTGAACCTTTCGATGTTAAAATTACGCGTGATAAAATACATATGAACAGTATTGAATATACTTTCAAAAAGGATGGTACAGGGGTTATTACCGTAATGAAATTCCAGGAAGGTACCGCTGATGAATTTACCGATGCACTTAAATCCCTACGTGATAAAGGGATGAAACAAGTTGTAATTGATTTGAGAGATAATCCAGGGGGCTATTTAGATGAAGCAGCAAAGATGGCCGAAACTTACTTAGAAAAAGGTAAGGTTATTGTTCAGATGGAAGATGTATCGGGTAATAAAGAATTATTGAAAGCTTCTAAAGATGAAGACGCACTTACAAAGAATCTTCCAACAGTTATTCTCTTAAATGAAGGATCGGCGAGTGCATCGGAAGTCTTCGCAGCGGCGTTGAAAGATAATGGTAAGGCGAAGATTGTTGGTCATAAATCATTTGGAAAAGGAATCGTACAGACAACATCGACGTTTAAAGATAAATCAATGATTAAATATACTGAACAGAAGTGGTTGACACCAAACAGTACATGGATCCATAAAAAAGGAATTACCCCAGATATTAAGGTCGATCTTCCGTCTTATGTGCATGGTCAGATGCTCGATGCGGATGAAGTACTCACACTGCATGTAAAAAGTACGAAAGTAAAATCCATGGAGATGGGCCTTAAAGCATTAGGTTTTGATCCGGGTAAAGTTGATAACACGTTTGATGAATCTACTTTGTATGCTGTCCAGAACTTTCAAATGGAAAATAATCTTACCGTAGATGGCATAATGACAGGTAAGACTACAGATAAATTTATGACACAGCTTGCAAAAAAGATTGAAAATGATGATGTACAGCTTAAAAGAGCGATACAAGAAGCAAAGAAAAAATAG
- a CDS encoding DUF2140 family protein, whose amino-acid sequence MTRIIKSPIWFILSILLVTVIIVGFTIFNLRLTDEVSKQNFKTNHLSSNDTLILSESTVAKYLPQDKDNKIYFKSSKILIHNKSKFLNQDVHVSFITTPEVYMDGILKLKIDDVIIGKLPFGKQKLLAIVSEFGNLPDGVSLNKKEAAFYYDLGVIEYGKTNLLLKEINPSKKWVFDIKIKE is encoded by the coding sequence ATGACTAGAATAATTAAATCACCCATCTGGTTTATACTCTCAATCTTATTAGTTACTGTTATCATTGTTGGATTCACTATCTTTAATCTTAGGCTGACCGATGAGGTATCAAAACAGAATTTTAAGACGAATCATTTATCGAGTAATGACACACTGATTCTTTCGGAATCTACGGTAGCAAAGTATTTACCTCAAGATAAAGATAATAAAATTTATTTTAAGTCAAGCAAGATTTTAATCCACAACAAATCGAAATTTTTAAATCAAGATGTCCACGTATCTTTTATCACAACACCAGAAGTGTATATGGACGGAATTTTAAAGCTTAAAATTGATGATGTAATCATTGGAAAGCTGCCTTTTGGCAAACAGAAACTATTGGCTATCGTTTCTGAATTTGGTAATCTGCCCGATGGTGTAAGCTTAAATAAGAAGGAAGCTGCTTTTTACTATGATTTAGGAGTGATAGAATATGGTAAAACAAATTTATTGCTCAAGGAGATTAATCCCTCAAAGAAATGGGTATTTGATATAAAAATAAAGGAGTGA
- a CDS encoding queuosine precursor transporter: MTNELWAIAAFIMTFVMLVIMYRFFGKEGLFVWVAVGTVIANIQVTKSVELFGITATLGNVLFASIYLATDILNDRYGRQVAKKAVWLGFSSAIIMTVLMTISLQFHPAANDIAQQSLKTLFGVVPRIVLGSIVAYIIGQYVDVYLFNLIKKRFSSDRTFIVRAYGSTVFSSIIDTALFTLIAFTGLMPGNVLFEIFMTTYLFKLLSTIFNVPFGYWAKSFHKEEA; encoded by the coding sequence ATGACAAATGAACTATGGGCTATCGCTGCATTTATCATGACATTTGTGATGCTCGTTATTATGTATAGGTTCTTTGGCAAAGAAGGACTTTTTGTATGGGTTGCAGTGGGCACAGTCATCGCAAATATTCAAGTCACTAAATCAGTTGAACTTTTCGGAATCACTGCAACGCTAGGAAATGTATTATTTGCATCAATTTACCTGGCAACAGACATTTTGAATGATCGTTACGGCAGACAAGTTGCTAAGAAAGCTGTATGGTTAGGCTTTTCATCCGCAATAATAATGACCGTTTTAATGACGATATCTTTACAATTCCATCCAGCTGCAAACGATATTGCACAGCAAAGTCTTAAGACATTGTTCGGGGTTGTACCAAGAATCGTACTCGGTTCAATTGTTGCTTATATTATCGGGCAGTACGTGGATGTCTATCTTTTCAATTTGATTAAAAAACGTTTTTCTTCTGATCGTACATTCATTGTAAGAGCTTATGGCAGTACAGTATTCAGCTCAATTATCGACACCGCACTATTCACATTGATTGCCTTTACAGGCCTCATGCCAGGAAATGTTCTTTTTGAAATCTTTATGACCACATATCTATTTAAACTTTTGTCTACTATTTTCAATGTCCCGTTCGGATACTGGGCGAAATCGTTCCATAAAGAGGAAGCATGA
- a CDS encoding virulence factor: MEIKKIEPTPSPNTLKITLDFNKEDMKSTTYQSIEASNPTFINELLNIKNVKAVFHALDFISVDKNPSSDWDILLPEIKQVFASESIADVNHQPVSDSGEKQVEVLEFKNIPYQIKITYLDSEVRKQLDLRFIDAMLDSQNDDDNVILLRRWVDYGIRYGTDEEIVNTVKEEIDALYPAERLQELVEAGKANRYEDHSKQLERVSIETYLSTDDWKERYRMLDHYPTPDISDIPFLKVVLSDDKPQLRRLAVMFLGMIESRDVLPLLDEAMKDRNIAVRRTAGDTISDLGYKESLDTMHQALNDKAPIVRWRAAMFIYDEGDETSLPYLEAHLEDEAFDVKLQVQMAYERIKNGESAAGSVWKQIANRNKGESL; this comes from the coding sequence ATGGAAATAAAAAAGATAGAACCTACACCAAGTCCAAACACATTAAAAATTACGCTCGATTTTAACAAAGAAGATATGAAGAGTACAACTTACCAAAGTATTGAAGCATCTAATCCTACATTTATCAATGAATTACTGAATATTAAAAATGTAAAAGCAGTATTTCATGCATTAGATTTTATTTCAGTGGATAAAAATCCGAGCAGCGACTGGGATATACTGCTACCAGAAATAAAACAGGTATTTGCAAGTGAATCGATAGCGGATGTTAATCATCAGCCAGTTAGTGATTCGGGTGAAAAGCAGGTAGAAGTATTGGAATTCAAAAATATCCCATATCAGATTAAGATAACTTATCTGGATAGTGAAGTACGTAAACAACTTGATTTACGCTTTATTGACGCAATGCTCGACAGTCAGAATGATGATGATAATGTTATATTATTAAGACGCTGGGTCGATTATGGAATAAGGTATGGTACAGATGAAGAGATTGTTAATACTGTAAAAGAAGAGATTGATGCACTATATCCTGCTGAAAGATTACAGGAACTTGTTGAAGCGGGTAAAGCAAATAGATACGAAGATCATTCTAAACAGCTGGAACGTGTTTCAATAGAGACTTATTTAAGTACAGATGACTGGAAGGAACGCTATCGTATGCTGGATCATTACCCGACACCTGATATCAGCGATATCCCGTTCCTGAAAGTGGTATTAAGTGATGATAAACCTCAGCTAAGAAGACTTGCTGTAATGTTCCTTGGCATGATAGAATCACGTGATGTCCTTCCATTGCTGGATGAGGCAATGAAGGATAGAAATATTGCGGTACGAAGAACTGCAGGAGACACAATTAGTGATCTAGGATATAAAGAAAGTCTTGATACGATGCACCAGGCATTAAATGATAAAGCACCAATCGTCAGATGGCGTGCCGCTATGTTTATCTATGATGAAGGTGACGAAACTAGTCTTCCATATTTAGAAGCTCATTTAGAAGACGAAGCATTTGATGTAAAGTTACAAGTGCAGATGGCTTACGAACGTATCAAGAATGGTGAAAGCGCAGCCGGATCAGTATGGAAACAAATAGCTAACAGAAATAAAGGAGAATCATTATGA
- a CDS encoding lysophospholipid acyltransferase family protein translates to MIRMMKTVSVIIGYAAFITPQFKRIEKKILEQDDVYKRDRLAFIEPKKWAHAVLKTAGVTVRVKQENALPTNSVLFVSNHEGNFDIPVLIHAIDKPFGFVSKVEVKKIPFLDKWMTMMNCIYLDRTNRRSSLQMIKDGIASLKAGHSVLIFPEGTRSKGHGIGDFKAGSLKLAKSAQVPIIPVAIKGTSNIMEKHDSKKMVPGTVKVTILPEISPDIFNDLTLQEAADYIKNIIATEINKEG, encoded by the coding sequence ATGATTAGAATGATGAAGACAGTCAGTGTAATTATCGGTTATGCTGCATTTATTACCCCGCAATTTAAACGAATTGAAAAAAAAATACTTGAACAGGATGATGTGTATAAAAGAGATAGGCTTGCTTTTATCGAACCTAAGAAGTGGGCACATGCTGTACTGAAGACTGCGGGTGTCACAGTTCGAGTTAAGCAAGAAAATGCACTTCCTACAAATAGTGTCCTATTTGTCAGTAATCATGAAGGTAATTTTGATATTCCTGTACTGATTCACGCGATTGATAAGCCATTTGGATTTGTATCCAAAGTCGAAGTCAAGAAAATACCGTTTCTCGATAAGTGGATGACAATGATGAACTGTATATACCTTGATAGAACAAATCGCCGTTCTTCATTACAGATGATAAAAGATGGAATCGCATCATTAAAAGCAGGGCATAGTGTACTTATATTTCCTGAAGGAACGAGAAGTAAAGGACATGGTATAGGAGATTTTAAAGCAGGGTCACTGAAGCTTGCAAAATCAGCACAAGTGCCGATTATACCAGTGGCTATAAAAGGTACTTCAAATATTATGGAAAAACATGATAGTAAGAAAATGGTTCCGGGAACTGTGAAAGTGACTATTCTGCCCGAAATTTCGCCAGATATATTTAATGATCTGACGTTACAGGAAGCAGCTGATTATATCAAGAATATAATTGCAACAGAAATAAATAAAGAGGGATGA
- a CDS encoding PTS glucose transporter subunit IIA produces the protein MFKKLFGKGSQPEKNIEIVAPITGSFIAIEDIPDPVFAQKMMGEGFGIRPSNGLVVAPVDGEIINVFPTKHAIGIKANNGVELLIHVGLETVTMKGEGFNVLVAQGDQVTKGDALLEFDIKKIEEQASSIISPVIITNSDTLKSITVDAPELLIQGETVVLSVETN, from the coding sequence ATGTTTAAGAAATTGTTTGGTAAAGGGAGTCAGCCTGAGAAGAACATAGAGATCGTCGCCCCTATTACAGGGAGTTTTATAGCAATCGAAGATATACCAGATCCAGTCTTTGCTCAGAAGATGATGGGTGAAGGTTTTGGTATCAGACCATCCAATGGTCTGGTCGTTGCCCCTGTCGATGGTGAAATTATCAATGTATTCCCAACGAAACATGCCATTGGTATAAAGGCCAATAATGGTGTAGAACTGTTAATCCATGTTGGTCTTGAGACTGTTACAATGAAGGGTGAAGGTTTTAATGTATTAGTTGCCCAAGGAGATCAAGTGACAAAAGGTGATGCACTGCTTGAATTTGATATCAAAAAAATTGAAGAACAAGCGTCATCTATTATCTCTCCAGTAATTATCACAAATTCAGATACTCTGAAATCTATTACTGTAGACGCACCAGAATTGCTGATTCAAGGCGAAACTGTCGTTCTGTCTGTTGAGACAAATTAA
- a CDS encoding BrxA/BrxB family bacilliredoxin: MNAYEQYMKQLSEGMRSELTNNGFKSLESSEAVDKHFSEAGDATTFVVINSVCGCAAGLARPAAVTVATQNPVKPDHIVTVFAGQDKLATETMRGYIGQAPSSPSMALFKGSTLVGFIPREHIEGRPVEELCMDIKEQFDEHCV, from the coding sequence ATGAATGCATACGAACAATATATGAAACAATTATCAGAGGGTATGAGAAGTGAGTTAACAAACAATGGTTTTAAATCATTAGAAAGTAGTGAAGCGGTCGATAAACATTTTAGTGAAGCAGGGGATGCTACTACGTTTGTTGTCATTAATTCTGTATGTGGCTGTGCAGCAGGCCTTGCAAGACCTGCTGCTGTTACGGTTGCGACACAAAATCCAGTTAAACCAGACCATATTGTTACGGTCTTTGCTGGACAGGATAAATTGGCGACTGAAACAATGAGAGGTTATATCGGGCAAGCGCCTTCAAGTCCATCTATGGCATTATTCAAAGGAAGTACGCTCGTAGGCTTTATACCGAGAGAACATATTGAAGGACGACCGGTTGAAGAATTATGTATGGATATTAAAGAGCAGTTTGATGAACACTGCGTATAA
- a CDS encoding HAD-IIB family hydrolase, whose amino-acid sequence MKLVAVDMDGTFLNDNNEYDEVRFKHIYDKMLHNNIRFVVASSNHSSYLKYFFAEYNDIIYIGANGASLELDDIKRYKLIAQRDVCTAITRLIDTNYEFVVSTINNAFIHQTASESYRMMIQPYYPDIKVFTVSDDIDESVLKITVTAAADELSDIIELLPASLDCVYSGAHCIDITAYADKAHMLKIVMEQLSVSKDDLVVFGDGENDIEMFKLSSHSYAMINAPHKVKSYASAIAPSNNESGVLYILEQNIKQI is encoded by the coding sequence ATGAAGTTAGTTGCGGTAGATATGGATGGTACTTTTTTAAATGATAATAATGAATATGACGAGGTAAGGTTTAAACATATTTATGATAAAATGCTGCACAATAATATTCGTTTCGTTGTAGCCAGCAGTAATCACTCTTCGTATTTAAAATATTTTTTTGCTGAGTACAATGACATTATTTATATTGGTGCCAATGGCGCATCGCTTGAGTTAGATGATATAAAGAGATATAAGTTGATTGCGCAACGTGATGTTTGTACAGCGATAACACGTCTTATCGATACAAATTATGAGTTTGTAGTATCAACGATAAACAATGCCTTTATTCACCAGACAGCTTCAGAAAGTTACCGAATGATGATACAGCCCTATTATCCAGATATCAAGGTGTTTACTGTTAGTGATGATATTGATGAATCTGTATTGAAAATTACAGTCACGGCTGCCGCTGATGAACTTTCAGATATAATTGAGTTGCTTCCTGCAAGTTTAGATTGTGTCTATAGCGGAGCGCACTGTATAGATATTACAGCCTATGCAGATAAAGCGCATATGCTTAAAATAGTGATGGAACAATTAAGTGTAAGTAAGGATGATCTTGTTGTCTTTGGTGATGGAGAAAATGATATAGAAATGTTCAAACTGTCAAGTCACAGTTATGCAATGATAAATGCACCTCATAAGGTGAAATCTTACGCGAGTGCTATCGCGCCTTCTAATAATGAGAGTGGTGTACTTTATATATTAGAACAGAACATTAAACAGATATAG
- a CDS encoding YozE family protein — translation MVRSSFYHFVLTERGAGNEFGQFAEAVFLDLMFPKDESDYNQLSTYIEEYGTASMSLSTYDRLYEKYLEWLKF, via the coding sequence ATGGTAAGGTCTTCATTTTATCATTTTGTTTTAACTGAGCGAGGTGCGGGCAATGAGTTTGGTCAGTTTGCTGAAGCGGTGTTCCTGGATTTAATGTTTCCAAAAGATGAAAGCGATTATAATCAGCTATCAACATATATCGAAGAGTATGGAACAGCAAGCATGTCTTTATCAACATATGATCGTTTATATGAGAAATATTTAGAATGGTTAAAATTTTAG
- a CDS encoding thymidylate synthase — protein sequence MNSFDLEYHNLLKLILETGKDKDDRTNTGTLSVFGHQMRFDLSKGFPLLTTKKVSFKLVATELIWFIRGDTNIRYLLEYNNNIWNEWAFLKWIESDEYMGPDMTDFGHRALRDAEFNEQYREQLNIFKEKILTDDDFMQRYGDLGNVYGKQWRQFETKDRVTDQLKEVIEQIKLNPHSRRHIVSAWNPGEIDSMALPPCHTMFQFYVNNNKLSCQLYQRSADVFLGVPFNIASYSLLTHLVARECGLEVGEFIHSMGDAHIYSNHIEAVETQLMRSSYEAPELQINSDKDIFNIEYEDLEIIDYTAHPAIKAPIAV from the coding sequence ATGAATTCTTTTGACCTTGAATATCATAATTTATTAAAACTTATTTTAGAGACCGGTAAGGATAAGGATGATAGAACGAATACTGGGACATTGTCAGTTTTTGGACATCAGATGCGATTCGATCTTTCTAAAGGATTTCCATTGCTGACAACAAAGAAAGTATCTTTCAAACTTGTAGCAACTGAACTGATCTGGTTTATCCGTGGGGATACGAATATCAGATACTTGCTTGAATATAATAACAATATATGGAATGAGTGGGCTTTCTTAAAATGGATTGAAAGTGATGAATACATGGGTCCGGATATGACTGATTTTGGTCATCGTGCATTGCGAGACGCTGAATTTAATGAACAGTATCGAGAGCAGCTGAATATTTTTAAAGAAAAGATTCTGACGGATGATGATTTTATGCAACGCTATGGCGATCTAGGGAATGTGTATGGTAAACAATGGCGTCAATTTGAAACGAAGGATCGCGTGACTGATCAGCTAAAGGAAGTGATTGAGCAGATTAAGTTGAATCCACATAGTAGACGTCATATTGTATCAGCCTGGAATCCAGGAGAAATTGATTCGATGGCACTGCCACCTTGTCACACAATGTTTCAGTTTTATGTAAATAATAATAAGCTTTCATGTCAGCTGTATCAACGCAGTGCAGATGTATTTCTTGGCGTGCCTTTTAATATTGCAAGCTATAGCCTACTAACACATTTAGTTGCGAGAGAATGTGGGCTAGAAGTGGGTGAATTTATCCATTCTATGGGAGATGCACATATTTATTCGAATCACATCGAAGCGGTTGAAACACAGTTGATGCGGTCATCTTATGAAGCACCTGAGCTTCAAATTAATAGCGATAAGGATATATTTAATATTGAGTATGAAGATCTAGAAATAATCGATTACACAGCACATCCGGCGATTAAAGCGCCGATTGCAGTCTAA
- the msrB gene encoding peptide-methionine (R)-S-oxide reductase MsrB — protein sequence MKDKDLNELTEMEYYVTKENGTEPPFQNEYWNHFDKGLYVDKLSGKPLFTSEDKFDSSCGWPSFSKAISDDEIIELVDKSHGMTRTEVRSDASDSHLGHVFNDGPADRGGLRYCINSASIQFIPYDKLEALGYTQYLSLFNNK from the coding sequence ATGAAAGATAAAGACTTAAATGAACTTACAGAGATGGAATATTATGTGACTAAAGAAAACGGTACGGAGCCACCATTTCAAAATGAATACTGGAACCATTTTGATAAAGGACTCTATGTCGATAAACTGAGTGGTAAACCGCTTTTTACTTCTGAAGACAAGTTTGATTCATCTTGCGGCTGGCCGAGTTTTTCTAAGGCAATTTCTGATGATGAAATCATTGAACTCGTTGATAAATCTCATGGTATGACACGCACAGAAGTAAGGAGTGATGCAAGTGACAGCCACCTTGGGCATGTCTTCAATGATGGTCCAGCTGATAGAGGTGGGTTAAGATACTGTATCAACTCTGCAAGCATCCAGTTTATACCTTACGATAAACTTGAAGCGTTAGGATATACACAATATCTATCTTTGTTCAATAACAAATAA
- a CDS encoding zinc-finger domain-containing protein — protein MDLLNSDQQITLRTIDKLNDHYCSHCLLKEYHRKEHNKTFAHNYCIKKCTVGIEIKRLGNVLQ, from the coding sequence GTGGATTTATTGAATAGTGATCAGCAAATTACGTTACGTACTATTGATAAGCTCAATGACCATTATTGTAGTCATTGTCTCTTAAAAGAATATCATCGTAAAGAACATAATAAGACGTTCGCACATAATTACTGTATAAAGAAATGTACGGTTGGAATAGAAATCAAAAGACTAGGAAACGTATTGCAATAG
- a CDS encoding ribonuclease HI family protein: MMTQVYIDAATRQDPLQSACGIIFRHNSDIVEYGEYLGDIDNHHAEWQSLIIALKLSLQNNYTSLLIKTDSKIVADSVQKKFVRKEAYKNYLKEYLVLESQFELIILDWIPRAENKHADTIARRTLNRYS, from the coding sequence ATGATGACCCAAGTTTATATAGACGCAGCAACGAGACAAGATCCTTTACAAAGTGCTTGTGGTATTATTTTCAGACATAATTCTGACATTGTAGAGTACGGTGAGTATCTAGGAGATATTGATAATCATCATGCGGAATGGCAGAGCCTGATTATCGCTCTCAAATTGAGTCTACAAAATAACTACACGTCATTACTTATAAAAACAGACTCCAAAATTGTCGCTGATTCTGTACAGAAAAAGTTTGTGAGAAAAGAAGCCTATAAAAATTATCTCAAGGAATATCTAGTGCTTGAATCTCAGTTTGAACTTATCATTTTAGACTGGATACCTAGAGCAGAGAATAAGCATGCAGATACAATCGCAAGAAGAACATTAAACAGATATAGCTGA
- a CDS encoding DegV family protein has protein sequence MSKIKLIVDSTHDLPAQYLKDHGIVQVPLNIVMEGKTYLDQEEITSDEYLEKLIALKEIPKTSQPATGKFVEIYQKYIEEGYEILSLHMTHRLSGTIGSAQTAAGMVDGKVTVIDSGFIAQSYGFIIQNVAELIIKHKSMDEIVAAIENMKTQSKLFLVISQLDYLKKGGRISRGKGFIGGLMNLKPVAEVVDGEIHVLQNVRTINSVVKLLTKEVKEMSEQYKYLRIGISEAQANDLLTKVKSAVEPFTDENISIHTTTPIVSTHTGPGAIGLSVFGYND, from the coding sequence ATGAGTAAAATTAAATTAATCGTAGATTCTACACACGATTTGCCAGCGCAATATTTAAAAGATCATGGTATCGTACAAGTACCATTAAATATTGTAATGGAGGGTAAAACATATCTGGATCAGGAAGAAATCACATCAGATGAATATTTAGAAAAACTAATAGCACTTAAGGAAATTCCTAAAACGAGTCAGCCAGCCACAGGTAAGTTTGTCGAAATATACCAAAAATATATCGAGGAAGGTTACGAAATATTAAGTCTGCATATGACGCATCGTCTGAGCGGGACTATTGGCAGTGCGCAGACAGCCGCCGGTATGGTAGATGGAAAGGTCACAGTTATCGATTCTGGATTTATCGCACAATCATACGGATTTATAATACAAAATGTAGCAGAGTTAATCATCAAGCATAAATCGATGGATGAAATAGTAGCGGCTATTGAAAATATGAAAACTCAATCAAAGCTCTTTCTAGTGATTTCTCAGCTTGATTATTTAAAAAAAGGCGGAAGAATTTCGCGAGGAAAAGGCTTTATTGGTGGACTGATGAATCTCAAGCCTGTTGCAGAAGTGGTAGATGGCGAGATTCATGTTCTTCAGAATGTACGTACAATCAATTCAGTCGTTAAGCTTCTGACTAAAGAAGTAAAAGAAATGAGCGAACAATATAAATATTTGAGAATTGGTATATCAGAAGCACAGGCTAATGATTTACTTACGAAAGTGAAATCTGCAGTGGAACCTTTTACTGATGAAAATATATCGATTCATACTACGACACCGATTGTGTCAACGCATACCGGACCAGGTGCAATAGGATTATCGGTATTTGGCTACAATGACTAG
- a CDS encoding dihydrofolate reductase, whose protein sequence is MLSIIVCHDRNRVIGFENKMPWHLPNDLRRVKTLTTHNTIVMGRRTYESLGKALPNRRNVVLTRDKDFKPNDADVIYSLEEIDLLEGHVFIFGGQNLYEQMIDKVDDMYVTVIEEKYPGDAFFPEYTFKDFKVKSIEEGVLDEKNVIPHHFMHLVRYTND, encoded by the coding sequence ATGTTATCTATAATTGTTTGTCATGATAGAAATAGAGTAATTGGATTTGAGAATAAGATGCCATGGCACCTTCCGAATGATCTCAGACGAGTGAAGACATTAACAACGCATAACACGATAGTAATGGGGCGCAGAACATATGAATCATTAGGTAAAGCATTACCTAATCGCCGAAATGTCGTACTCACACGAGATAAAGATTTTAAACCGAATGATGCAGATGTGATTTATAGTCTAGAGGAAATTGATCTGCTTGAAGGTCATGTATTTATATTCGGTGGACAAAACTTATACGAACAGATGATTGATAAGGTGGATGATATGTATGTCACGGTTATTGAAGAGAAATATCCTGGAGATGCATTTTTCCCTGAATATACATTCAAAGATTTTAAAGTTAAATCCATAGAAGAAGGTGTACTTGATGAGAAGAATGTGATACCTCATCACTTTATGCATCTTGTGAGGTATACAAATGATTAG
- the msrA gene encoding peptide-methionine (S)-S-oxide reductase MsrA, which translates to MQKATFAGGCFWCLVKPFDTFPGVQSVVSGYSGGHVDNPSYEEVCTNTTGHREAVQVTYDESKISYEDILKVYFMTFDPTDDKGQFYDRGESYTPAVFYHNNQQKIEALEYIRKLDDAGIFAQKITTPVLPYKNFYAAEKEHQDYYKKAPEHYERYQVGSGRKAFIEKHWGNKDER; encoded by the coding sequence ATGCAAAAAGCAACTTTTGCAGGTGGATGTTTCTGGTGTCTTGTGAAACCTTTTGATACATTTCCTGGTGTTCAGTCAGTAGTTAGTGGATACAGTGGCGGACATGTCGATAATCCATCTTACGAAGAAGTATGCACTAATACAACCGGTCATAGAGAGGCAGTACAAGTCACTTATGATGAATCCAAAATTTCTTACGAAGATATATTAAAGGTTTATTTTATGACTTTTGATCCTACAGATGATAAAGGTCAGTTTTATGATCGAGGTGAAAGCTATACGCCGGCAGTCTTCTATCATAACAATCAACAAAAAATTGAAGCGTTAGAGTATATTAGAAAGCTCGATGATGCGGGCATATTCGCTCAAAAGATAACAACACCGGTATTACCTTATAAGAATTTCTATGCTGCAGAAAAAGAGCATCAAGATTATTATAAGAAGGCGCCGGAACATTATGAACGTTATCAGGTGGGTTCTGGAAGAAAAGCATTTATTGAAAAGCATTGGGGGAATAAAGATGAAAGATAA